The DNA sequence TGGTGGAGTCAGATAAATAAAATCACTTCTGCATTCATCTGAGATTTCCAAACAATAATCCCATTTTTGGCCTAAAGGTAACTGTACTCTTTTTTCAAGTGAGAATCTTATCAGCATTTTAAGGGTAATTAATTGATAGTGCCCATTTACAGACTAAAAATGTTCAAGTCTGACCCTAAAACCCAATCTCATCCTAAAGTTTTGGTTGCAATGTTAAATGTCTGCTGAGTAGGCTAATTACATGATTTCTGCTCAGCATGTGCTgtattggagctgcacttggCCAATTTGCTGCATGAGCTTCTCAATGCTCCTCAATGTTCTCCAAGTCAAGAACAAAAACAGGAATCGATGCTTAGAAGTTTCACTTGTTCGCTCTTTTTCTTTGAATGTATGATGCTAAGATTAAACTTTGAGGAAAGCACGATCTGCTTATAAATGAtgttaaggcagagatagataaattcctgttaggcaagggaatcaatggttatcgggagttaatgggaatgtggaattcgaaacacaaacagatcagccatgatcttattgaatggcggagcaggctcaagatgctgaatagtctactcctcctattttgtatgtttgtatgttataCGAGAGTGTTAATTTGCAACAAGGAATCACTTTCATTAGCCAGCTGTTTGAATCCAGAAAATGAACTGTTCAAAATGAAGAAGGAGCAATTAAAAAAAGTAGAGAATTTCTTCCTCATGTAACTTCAACAATCCACTTTTAATTGATTGCATGTTGCATCCTAGCatcttgtttttttaaatttaaaagccATTTTGCAGTTTAGAAATTGCTTAGCTGAGATTATGCCTCACATTTCCCAGGTGAAGGGTTGCCTCATACTCGGCAGACCATGGCTTGTTCTATAGCACACCTGTTCTTTGTTAACATGCTAGCCTTGGATACTTGGGTCCACAGCCTTAAGATAAACTGTTACATTACTTGGCCCCTGTTGCATTACAAATTCACTACAAGTTTTCATTTGTGATCACTGCCTCCAGatccagtaaaaatctggaaatcaAAGAGCCCTTAAACCTGAAGAAGGTGGAGATATAATTACCTAGTTTGAATGTTATTTCATTGCACGTATAGCCAAAATAGACCTCTGCACTGCAAACCTTGATGCCAGCAGGAGCAGGGAAACTCATCATCCCTTTGGGGAGGAATCCTGGTCAGGATGATGTCAGGTTCCTGTATATCTCTGTCACACAGTGGCTATGTTGGATTTGTCAGACCTGGCTGGTTCACCCAATTAGTTTGGCCATTGAAAATATTTTGCTGAGCTTGAACGCTGTCTCCTCTTTGATAGGGGCAAATTCTGAGTGGATATTTAGAAATATAATCAGCTCTCTTTTTCAAGCAGACTGTTTAACTTCAATGTTTCCTGCAATACAAAACAAGTCATATTAGGTATGTAGTCTCTAGGTGTGATTTGTAGGTTGGAGAGGTCGGGGCCTGGAGATGAGAGCCAGTGACAGTAATTCTCTTAAGACTGCTCAGGTAAATATAGTTGGCTGCTTGGGGACACTACATCTGTGGTTGTCACACTATTGCTGCTGTtcgaagagcacagtgagctagACTGAACACTGTGCCAATCATCACTGGCAGGAGTCAACAAGCTATGCTCAATAAAGGAGCTGATGTTTCCTGATAAAGATTCAACTTCGGACGAAAGGTCATTCGGACTAGAACTGGGATTCAGCTCACTGTTCAAATCATCAAACACAATATGCTTTATCAGTTCATCTTGATGACCCAGTTCCAAGTCTTCTGGCGTCAAACCATAACTTTGCAGCATTTCCTCTAAGCCCTCCAGAGCAACATCGAGTGAACTGTTGACTGGGTAAGTTTTCCCATTTGTCCGAGAACCAACTGATTCACCAGCTGCTTTGGTGTTACTTCCAGCTAATGGTTCTCCACAGAATCCAGCTGGTGATTTGTTCCTTTCCACAGCATTCACAATGCGTGCTGGTGCAAGCATTTCTGAGAGTCCATGTTCAGTTCCACTAAGGCATTTCATTGCATCCTGCATAGCCTTTGAGGCACATTGTCCTTGGAACTTGTTGCATTCTGCTTTGACAGTTTGGGACTGGATTTGAGGAGGAACAGCTCTGGAACATTCATAGAGTGAAGCAGCTTCAGGCAATGTGAACCTTGTGAACTGGGTTGCCTTTTTCTGAAAGCACTCTATACCTTCTGAATCCCTAAAGCAGGAAAATGAAAAAGGTCAACATGATAAAGTGACATGACTGAGCATGAGGACACAGTGAACTAATTTGTGTGACATAACAGTGACATCAGATTTCAATCCCAGAGCATGTATTTTGGTAAAAGTTTAGCCAACCACTTTTGATGGaaaacatagggtggaattttccatgctcaCTGGCGTTGGCCAAGATCAGTTGCATcaacggacaatatggcgtgatcagtttcatgatggcgggaaaccagttcacgatcgtctgctcagcctgccaatggtggcttgcatttcctgccatcggacgtgggaacctcattgtaatacatcagcatatcattatcaggccagcctgccagaattgTCCCCCCTGCGCTGGATCGTTCGTTCACAGTGGCGGGAAagcactgatgtgtttcacaaaagctcataaaaggcgtgcacttgagcctgcactttgaggggagctcagaggtgagtacacagtaacactgtGCAGCGCTCATCAGGTTGCCTGGTTAATTTCAAGCTTCAGGGGTGTCAGGGAATCAGGGTTAATGGCAGCCCTGTCACTGAGGTGattggtggctgtgtgtgtgtgtggggttgggggagcgggggtggtgtgggtggttaAGGGCAGCCCGGCTGTTGAGGCGACAGGTGGCTGGGTGGGGTGGTTAAGGGCAGCCTTGCCgctgaatatagcgcacaagaaTTCAGGATGCatggtagggtgggcgagggaaacctgtataaagtgaacattcgtctgcaactgagacagttcaggtgcagccacatcgatatgattggggtcggactcctggcttatctgcccactcaagcaacacagaggcatcagaGTGTTCCAGAGCTTTCCACCccgcatcccccaccccaccccacccctatcccccaacccagcacagactgcaaattcatgaacaTTTgagaggactgcagaacagttttacaatctcctcgctaaagctagccatggagcagtcactgctggaggccctCACAGCCCTTGCAATGTTAGCATCCTGGCTTGGATTAGtcttcccccatggttcaagctaacagggcagccatgcagcgtacTAATCTCTGgcaatccaagtggtggccagtatTAAAGGGAAGTATTAAAGAGCTGTCACATTTAACCTGGACAGATTCTTagtgctaaccacgtgtctctctctttcatcctgcaggaggagtacatcaggaacatggagcctggtgaactagctgtatgcctgatgactTAGAGCGTGAAGataacagaggagagagtgacaaaggctcctggctgtgcagagacaggagcagcaacctcaggaacgAGGGACGGCTGGGGCTTCCACACAtgctgcccaagagccacagcaagccgttGCAGGTaggtgcctagcaacacccaggctCTTTTGATGCCACCTTTCACTGCTGCAGATGAGtgggaaccagtgtcgccgaagactgcgcatgtcgagggaactagtcagtcacatctgccagatactgcaggatttagcgccacagggacatggagggcatccactactagtggtcgtgaaagtgaccacggtgctcaatttctacatcagtggctcctttcagggctccacaggtgacctctgtgggatctcacaagcctccatccacaaatgcacccatgaggtcacggatgccatctttgcgaggtcacacaaccttgtgcatttcGCTCAGGACTAGAACAGCCAGGATAtaagagcaattggattcgccAAGGTCTTGGGTTTTCAACAGGTTCAGGGGTGCAATCGACTGAActcatggcgctcagatctctgtcgcaacacatggtggactacatcaaccgtaaggggttccattcgctgaatgtgctggttatgaccaccacaaatgcaccctgcaggtgtgtgcatggtttccagggagcgtgcacgacgcctacatcctcagtcggtcatagatccatggagtcttccagggtcaacagaagctgcagggatggctccatggggacaagggctacccacagaggcccaTGACTGTTGACATACTTGCGGTGGCCTCAcattgcagcagagcaaaggtataatgaggctcatgctgcaatttgCAACCTAGTGGAGCAGACCACCAGGATGCTGAaggtgaggttccagtgcctggaccggtctggtggagccctgcaatacagtccacagcaGGTGTCACaaatcatcattgtctgctgcaccctttacagcctggcgctgcaacggggagaagagctggctgaggaggagatggaggagctggaggtctcctcagatgaggaagaggctgacagggatgaggaagaggaggtcCTCGTAGGAGACGATGATAGAAATGAGGCCCTCATACTGGCTAGcagaggcaggtgtgctcggtaggccctcatagctgctagatttgtgggggGCGATAACAA is a window from the Carcharodon carcharias isolate sCarCar2 chromosome 7, sCarCar2.pri, whole genome shotgun sequence genome containing:
- the LOC121279986 gene encoding uncharacterized protein LOC121279986 isoform X2, whose protein sequence is MKTGDSGLTIFRLLCKDNRWQWVQACACVVYKDGQPDYIVSNLRPLMDSEGIECFQKKATQFTRFTLPEAASLYECSRAVPPQIQSQTVKAECNKFQGQCASKAMQDAMKCLSGTEHGLSEMLAPARIVNAVERNKSPAGFCGEPLAGSNTKAAGESVGSRTNGKTYPVNSSLDVALEGLEEMLQSYGLTPEDLELGHQDELIKHIVFDDLNSELNPSSSPNDLSSEVESLSGNISSFIEHSLLTPASDDWHSVQSSSLCSSNSSNSVTTTDVVSPSSQLYLPEQS
- the LOC121279986 gene encoding uncharacterized protein LOC121279986 isoform X1; its protein translation is MHSGYYFIHFEDLPYCAENHLKMMKTGDSGLTIFRLLCKDNRWQWVQACACVVYKDGQPDYIVSNLRPLMDSEGIECFQKKATQFTRFTLPEAASLYECSRAVPPQIQSQTVKAECNKFQGQCASKAMQDAMKCLSGTEHGLSEMLAPARIVNAVERNKSPAGFCGEPLAGSNTKAAGESVGSRTNGKTYPVNSSLDVALEGLEEMLQSYGLTPEDLELGHQDELIKHIVFDDLNSELNPSSSPNDLSSEVESLSGNISSFIEHSLLTPASDDWHSVQSSSLCSSNSSNSVTTTDVVSPSSQLYLPEQS